A region of Allocoleopsis franciscana PCC 7113 DNA encodes the following proteins:
- a CDS encoding 16S rRNA (cytosine(967)-C(5))-methyltransferase, with the protein MHNPRQLAFQALIDIQRRGTFTDIALDRVLRDTSLSSADRGLATELVYGSVRRQRTLDSLIDQLGKKKAHQQPPELRTILHIGLYQLRYQKHIPARAAVNTTVELAKENGFKGLAGVVNGLLRQYERLATASTVSNPSISPEPQNPQSNDPLQLPTEPVERLGVSHSFPDWMIQMWQEQLGLDETEQLCAWLNQTPTIDLRVNPMRVSIEEVEVAMQSTGVEVRRIPQLPQALRVMGGAGNIQQLPGFREGWWTVQDSSAQLVSHLLNPQAGEVVIDACAAPGGKTTHIAELMGDQGTIWACDRAASRLKKLQENTQRLQLQSIQICTGDSRHFSQFTDSANRVLLDAPCSGLGTLHRRPDIRWRVTPATVQELSVLQGELLEQAATWVKPEGILVYATCTLHPLENEGVIQSFLERHSEWQIRPPAPDSALAAFSTPQGWLKVWPHRYQMDGFFMVQLAHCP; encoded by the coding sequence ATGCACAATCCTCGCCAGTTGGCCTTTCAAGCGCTCATCGATATCCAACGGCGGGGCACTTTCACCGATATTGCCCTGGATCGGGTGTTGCGAGATACGTCATTAAGTAGTGCGGATCGAGGTTTAGCTACAGAGCTAGTTTATGGAAGTGTCCGACGACAGCGCACCCTTGACAGCTTAATCGATCAACTCGGTAAGAAAAAAGCCCACCAGCAGCCTCCAGAGCTCCGTACAATCCTCCATATTGGCTTATACCAGTTACGGTATCAAAAGCACATTCCCGCCCGTGCAGCGGTCAATACAACCGTTGAGCTTGCTAAAGAAAATGGATTTAAAGGACTGGCGGGTGTCGTCAATGGGTTGTTGCGGCAATATGAGCGTTTAGCAACAGCCTCTACCGTCTCCAATCCCTCAATCAGCCCAGAACCACAAAATCCCCAATCCAATGACCCCTTACAATTACCCACGGAACCCGTAGAACGATTGGGGGTGTCGCACAGCTTTCCTGACTGGATGATTCAGATGTGGCAGGAACAGTTGGGATTAGATGAGACTGAACAACTGTGTGCCTGGTTGAACCAAACGCCCACCATTGACCTTCGAGTCAATCCCATGCGGGTATCCATTGAGGAGGTTGAGGTAGCGATGCAATCGACGGGAGTTGAGGTTCGGCGTATTCCCCAACTCCCCCAAGCGTTACGAGTCATGGGGGGCGCAGGTAACATTCAACAGTTACCTGGATTCCGTGAGGGATGGTGGACTGTTCAAGATAGTAGCGCTCAGTTGGTGAGTCATCTTCTGAACCCTCAAGCGGGTGAAGTGGTGATTGATGCCTGCGCGGCACCTGGGGGTAAGACCACCCATATCGCAGAACTAATGGGCGATCAAGGAACAATTTGGGCGTGCGATCGCGCCGCCTCTCGCCTGAAAAAGCTGCAAGAAAACACTCAACGTTTGCAATTACAGTCCATTCAAATCTGTACAGGCGACAGCCGCCACTTTTCCCAATTCACTGATTCGGCTAATCGCGTTTTACTCGATGCCCCTTGTTCGGGGTTAGGTACACTACACCGCCGCCCTGATATTCGCTGGCGCGTCACACCCGCTACCGTACAGGAACTTTCGGTTCTGCAAGGAGAACTTTTAGAACAAGCCGCGACTTGGGTTAAGCCTGAGGGCATCTTAGTTTATGCCACCTGTACTTTACATCCCCTGGAAAACGAAGGAGTGATTCAATCCTTTCTAGAGCGTCATTCTGAATGGCAAATTAGACCACCCGCACCTGATTCAGCACTGGCAGCCTTCTCAACACCTCAAGGCTGGCTTAAAGTGTGGCCTCACCGATACCAGATGGATGGGTTCTTTATGGTGCAGCTTGCACATTGTCCATGA